From the Candidatus Afararchaeum irisae genome, the window AAGACATCGTCGAGTGACGCCTCCCTTATCTCGATATCGTCGATCTCGTGCTCCGATAGGCGGTCTATGAGACTGTCGTACTCTCCCTTCAGAACGAACTCGGTGTAGCCCTCGTCGTCGACTGAGGGGTTCGTGACTCCTTGTAGTCCCGAGACGACCTCCTCGGGCGTCGCACCGTCTCTCAGCCTCAGCCTGACCACCTTACCGCTCTTACGCAGGAGTGTCTCTATCTCTTCGAGAGCCACTACCTCCCCTTTTCTTATTATAGCTACTCGGTCACAGATACGTCTCACCTCGCTGAGTATGTGTGACGAGAAGAAGACAGACAGACCGTCTTCGACCTCGCTCTCAAGGAAGTCATAGAGGCTGTTCTGCATTAGAGGGTCGAGACCCGCGGTCGGCTCGTCCATCACCACGAGGTCGGGGTCGTGCATAAACGCCTGTACGAGCGCGAGCTTCTGTCTGTTGCCGCGCGAGTACTCCTTAATCCTCCTGTCGAGCGGGAAACCGAAGAGGTCGAGG encodes:
- a CDS encoding ABC transporter ATP-binding protein, which codes for MAQTDRDRKAQGKTAETPPIRVKGLTKYYGDVKGVESLSFEVRKGEIFGFLGPNGAGKSTAIRTLLGFLKPTSGEASLLGHDVFDRRELREVKKRIGHVPGSLGFYEKLTGRDLLDYYGDLKGNDRRGELLDLFGFPLDRRIKEYSRGNRQKLALVQAFMHDPDLVVMDEPTAGLDPLMQNSLYDFLESEVEDGLSVFFSSHILSEVRRICDRVAIIRKGEVVALEEIETLLRKSGKVVRLRLRDGATPEEVVSGLQGVTNPSVDDEGYTEFVLKGEYDSLIDRLSEHEIDDIEIREASLDDVFMHFYTDTEDDTDTGIDSRTEADRNEAATSGGEDGV